CTACCTACAGGATCATTTCATTGGACTGTAGCCTAATGCACAATGCTACACACTCTTTAGTCCAACGGATTCCCATTAAGTCTTTTTATTGGCTAAAAGCCCCCTTGCTTGTTGGCAAGTTTTCCAATCAGCTGCCAAAACTCCAGAAATGTCAGCTCCCCATCGTTGTTTTCGTCCAACGAGCCCATGAGCTGTTCGATCACGGCTGGATCGCTGGCGTTCTGCAGGCAATCAGAGAGGAGAAAGTGGACAGTGACCCATTCAGGCCCAGACTGGGTTAACAATGAGCTGCATGGTTAAGGCTACTCTGCCATCTAATGGTAAATAATAGTACAGTACTATAGAACAAATGGCACTGAGTCTGAGTTCCACAAACGTTGGTTGCAAAGTGTTGTTTTGCAGAATAAAATGGAAGGAGGTTTATGCCATAACACCTGGTGAGCATGCCAGAGCAAATACCGGTGacttgagtcccaaatggcatcctattccgaGAGCAATAGAAGTGGTACAGAAAAGGATTTGGCCTGCTATCACTAACGTATATGATGCTTGATATCACATGTCATTCAGCCACTCACTCACTGCTCTAGATAATTTATTGCGAAATGGATGCCAAGTATGAAGTGGGTGCTGAAGAGGACCaaggttatgtcccaaatggtaccctattccctatgtagtgcactacttttggccagcgcCCATAAGGCTCCGGTCTAAAGAAGTGTACTACAtagaaaatagggtgccatttggcactcAGTAAGATTTACCTTGACAAAAGTAGGTAGTTGAAAGGCCACCAGGCTGCTGAACTCCTCTTTGCTCAAGGTGTTTGAGGATCCATCCTTTCCAGCAAAGGTCTTGAACTGGGAGACAAGTACATTGATGGCAGATTCCATTGTATTGAGTCTGTATGAAGGAGTTGACTGCGAATACATGACAAGAGAAAGAAACCGGTCTGCTTATGAATTGTCAATAAATGCTGTTACAATGTTTTTATACATTGTTGAAGCAGACTTTAAAATAAAGCCAGCAACTAAATGATGAAAAAAACAGAAAATCATGTGAAATCAGAttcagagagaagaaagagagaacagtATTAAAGGAAAACAAGTCATATGTTGTCTCACCTGATGAGGTATGGTCTGGTTGCAGCAGGTATGGAGAACCTTGTCTTGTCTTTCCaatctttcttctcctcttttaTTGTCTCCATCCCCCCTTGATGACGCAGACGTCAGCGGAAAAGCAACAAGTTTCCATCAGGATATTCTTATCTAGCTTTCTAATTTTCCATCACACCTTCTGGAAGGCACACAATCACCCCAGACCCAAATGCACATACAACTTTTACATACCAATGGACATAAACAAATATATTGATATGATGGGAGTTTACTACAGTCCAATTCAATATTATTCTGTAGTTTTGATGTTATAAACATTTGATCAAAAGTCAGCAAATAACTTCTGCAATATTGCTGACAGGACAATTTATTTCAGTTGGTTTCCTTGCAGTGTTGTGGACTTAGGATAACATCTCTGTCAGCTCATTTTAATCAGGAACCTGAATCAAACCTGAATCAGCATAGATGCATTCATACATAACATCTCTCAAACCCTACAATGATGACAAAATGGTTTGAAGAAAATGCTGCATCATCAAATGATAGTGATCCAGGAGTGTAAGTCTGCACACGAATGTATgcatatcagagagagagagcgagaacgcaagagagagagagagcgtgtgagtgtgtgtgtatgcatctcTGAGAAAAGGTGTGTGGTGGTGTTTACTCCGGTTTTAAAATGGGAGTCCTGTTCACTATGTATCTAGGCCTAGTGGGGAGGCCCAATAGTAAAGCTTCTCCTTGATCAGGTGTTTGGGAGATGTGGAACGTTAGGTATGGCAGTTTCAAAGTGTTGGACAGGAACCATTCATCATTACTGACAGCTTTACTAATCAGTTCATCTAATCAGGACTGGTACAGACTCACCGCTTCAGTCACACATAGGTTACCTCCccaacggcaccctattccctgtataggcCACTACTACCCacaatggtggaaaaagtacccaattgtcatacttgagtaaaagtaaaaagatACCTtactagaaaatgactcaagtaaaagtcacccagtaaaaaacTACCTgagtaagtctaaaagtattttgttttaaatatacttaaatatcaaaagtaaatgtaattactaaaatacacagaagtatcaaaagtaaaagtataaataattgaAGATTCCTTATATTAAAGAAAACCAGACGTCAATCCAAGGCTCAGCcttaatttacaaactaagcatgtgtgtttagtgaatccCCAGATCAGAGGCTaagaattcaaaatgtaatgagtacttttgggtaagggaaaatgaatgtagtgaagtaaaagttatcCCTCCCCCCCAAGATAACCTACTTAAGTAGTCCTTCAAAATATTTTTACATAAGTGCTTTACACAACTGACTACCcatatggccctggtcaaaagtagtggactataaaaGGAATTGTAGTGTGCCAATTCAGAAGCAGTCACAGTGCCAATGGTGTGTGCTGCGTGTGGACATGTCTTTGTGTGCATGCTTCTTAGAGGTGCTTACAAGGTTTAATTATTACTTACAAGGGATTAATCTGTGTCATAAATACTTTTGTCTAGTAATATGGACACAACAAAATATTAATTCCCCTCATTTCTGCACTTCCCCCTCTGCCAGTAGCCTAAGTGACACACActtaagccttgttcacactacAGGCCTTAATGCTGattgtccaaacagcaagttacaagtgaccaaatcagatgtgttcagacagcagtcatttgctgacatggctacgcTTGTTGTCATAGCGTAGCCATAACGACAGGTGTATGTGCAGTGGTGCAGGGTGATTGGTGGTGCTCGTGCTTCCTATTCCTCAGAAGTTctgtagcaagctaaggtgacaacaatgcctgccTTATAcgtttcccagttgctttgaatgttcaaaaatcatagtgtaagaacactAACTTTCAGAAGGAGTAATTTTTGGCTAGTCACAGCAGTCAGCTATAGCTAAGTAGCTGTTCAACTTTCAAGCACATTCACTcattttgtttgtaaacaattaacaagctagttagctacaacctccatgttcttgtcaaactcaacagagtagctagcaagcaacaagaaATGCCAAATGAGTCCAAAAACCACTTGACtgcaaataaatcagatttgaccgtTCAGTCACAAGTCGCATGACCAGGTATCGGATTTGTATCTGACTTCAAACCACCTATGAAGGTGGTtttgaaatgtggcttgaaatatcagattccatgtgctttttggctgttcagactaCAAGAAAATTAACAGATTTTAATACCCCCCCCAAAATTaatttgagtcacttcaaactaCCAGTGTGGACAAGGCTTTAGACagagaaaaatatataattcGTACAAAAATGACAACATATATTATCATTCaagattcatattttttttatttaaagtcCAACACAAACCCACTATAAAGGAGAAATGGCTGCAGAGACTACTCATTCATCTTAACTCAAAATTGTACAAGTCACAGGATTCAGGACTTTCTTTACATGTATCAATTAAATGCTAAACTGGGATATGTCCTGACTCCTAAATTATATGGCCATTGTAAAATAACATTTTGATAAAACAATATATATCTTCCACTGAATGAAtaccaaaaaaatatatactctgAACATTTTATTGTGTGCATTTGGGGAGTTAAACTTAATTTCCTCAGTTTATGCAGTTTGTTTATAATCTCTCAAGTTGCTTTTTTAAGTCTTTATCCACATCAGCTAGACTTCTTTGGTAAAAAAGCTTAATTTACATTTACAGGTTTTAAATTCAACCAAAAACAAAGATGACTTACTATATTTAATTAAATTCCCAAATGGAGTAACCTACATTTTCTCTCTTCATAAAATACCATAAAATAACCAGACCATAGCCAATCAAGTTTACAAATAGCATGAATTCTTAAGCTTACAGAATCAAACCAATTTAGTTGCCTGTCAAACACTGAAACCAAGTGTGAAAATGGATTTATAAAAAGGCACATTGCTGGCAGAAACAAAATCTTCACGAAATAAAATGGTAGAGACTTTCAAGCAATTTTTTTCACAATATATACTGTCTGGGACAGACACATGACATTTGAACAGCTAGAGTTGGTTTTAAGTTAAACCCATAAATGTGTTGAGGCCAGGAAAAGCAAAATTAGGGATTAGTCTTAGTCTTTAAAACACACAAATAAGCTATGAAAACTTGAATTAAATATCAGGATAGCAAAACACTTCACACCTAATGTAATTGATAGTGATTGTGACAACAGAGAAAAATAAAAACAAGGGAAACAGTCATCCTGAAATGTGTACAGATTCAACTCTCTTGTAAAAGTACCAACCATGACTTTTAATATGTACTAATATCCTAACCTTGTACTTAGTTTGACTTTCAAATCTGGCATAAACTCGATGTAAATGGCATTGCTTGATAAAACACCAGTTAAACCTTTCTTATATAGACACATCCAACAATCGTGTTATTGGGTATTTTCCAGGTTACATCACAGTAACCAAAATAACTTTAttaaaaaggaaaatgcaaccgATAACAGTGCTCATTGAAAATCTAAATGATCAAAAACGTGTCAAAAACAATAGTTCAGATATGTCAAATTGCCAATACGGTTTTGCACTCAATCTACTGTATAAGTCTACGGCTAACTCAGCACAACATAGTACACTGAAATATATTAGAACCGATTCCTGCTACATTAGGACAGCACAAACATGGTCTCAGCGTTAATAAGAAGTAAGAACTACTGCTTGTGTCAAAAAGATTTGAGGCAGTAGCGCTGGGCCGTCGTCCTGTCTGTTCAGATAGTACCGGTGCATTAAGTCTGACATCAGCAGGCTCATTGAACAGCGtctatccccaagcaatacgACTGATAAATAGTACCGGTGCATTAAGTCTGACATCAGCAGGCtcattgaacagcttctatccccaagcaatacAACTGATAAATAgctacacggactatctgagttTACCTTGTATCTATATTGACCTTTTATTTCAAtatttgcactgtctctatgcacattcacagggccctacacacacacgcaaaacactcactccataatttgctcactcacacatacatttctactgactctacacacccgcacacccactcacatacaagctgctgctaaTCTGTTTCTtatatcctgatgtctagtcccCTTACCACTATACaggtctacctccatccctccagtatccctgcacatgtaaAATATGGTATTGGATCTGACTTTAaaatatttcctgtatatagtatgcttacttaatTGTGTACTTCATATTtcctattattgtttttttctagtaatacattgttattgattattgcattgtggggtattgagttagcaagaaaggcatttcactgtacgtgtgcatgtgacattaaaacgtgAAATTGTTCAAGAATGTTCTGCTTTCGCTGACAGTTATACTCAAAAGGGTAAGACAATTAGTGAAAACCAGAAACCAAGCACTAAGGGCCAAGCgcctacacagcactgtatgTTTGCAGAGCTGATACAACAGAAGCTAACAGAGCTGATACAGAACCGGTTCAACTAGATCTGATCCTAACCATAACAACGGAGAAGAGACTGATCAGGAATCAGTTGTGGGAGCAAAGAGTTCACATTGCTGTGTATCTAATTGTTGATCTTGAATTGTGACATTCAATTTTATAAGTGCCAAACACTATAGGTAAATCAACTCCACACAACTGTCAATATGTAGGACTTGACATTGAAGACATGACATAGGTAGGTAACAACTGATTCCCAACAGACAAGAATGACTTCAGCTAATTAGATGCAGAGCTAGGGACATGTTTACGAGACGCAAGATCACTCCTTCTCATGCAGGAAGCCCTTCAAAAGGCAACAACACCTGCTGTTAACCACCATGTAATACCATTGCTGTATCTTGGTGTTCCATTTGTCTGGTTTATTTCTATCTATGCAGTGGCTGCAAACTTCCACAAAGCTTCTCGCTCAAACTCCTCCATCGCCTCCTCCAGGGCTTCATCATCCTGCCCATCAACCTCCAAAATGTCTGCCATGTCCTCTAAAATGTCCGCCACATCTTCAGCGA
This region of Salvelinus namaycush isolate Seneca chromosome 32, SaNama_1.0, whole genome shotgun sequence genomic DNA includes:
- the LOC120026920 gene encoding protein S100-A11-like, which encodes MESAINVLVSQFKTFAGKDGSSNTLSKEEFSSLVAFQLPTFVKNASDPAVIEQLMGSLDENNDGELTFLEFWQLIGKLANKQGGF